A window of the Melospiza melodia melodia isolate bMelMel2 chromosome 25, bMelMel2.pri, whole genome shotgun sequence genome harbors these coding sequences:
- the LOC134429235 gene encoding LOW QUALITY PROTEIN: integrator complex subunit 3-like (The sequence of the model RefSeq protein was modified relative to this genomic sequence to represent the inferred CDS: inserted 3 bases in 2 codons; deleted 1 base in 1 codon) encodes MNIVLNKINHILMEKYLKLQDTCRTQLLWLLRELVKSGVLGADGVCMTFMKQIAGGDVTAKNIWLAENVLEILTEQREWVLKSSLLVAMAVYTYLRLIVDHHGTAALQALRQKEVEFCVCLLRERFMDCFMIGRDLVRLLQNVARIPEFEQLWKDILHNPQVLSPQFTGVLQLLQSRTSRKFLACRLTPDMETKLLFMTSRVRFGQQKRYQDWFQRQYLSTPDSQSLRCDLIRYICGVVHPSNEVLSSDILPRWAIIGWLLTTCTSNVAASNAKLALFYDWLFFNPEKDSIMNIEPAILVMHHSMKPHPAITATLLDFMCRIIPNFYPPLEAHVRQGVFNSLTHIVEKRVLAHLAPLFDNPKLXQELRAMLREKFPEFCSSPSPPMEVKIEEPVAMEMENHLEKDDGCYDNAEAAFSDDEEELSSKGGKKREFRFHPIKESIVEEPVDITPFLEQLDESLRDKVLQLQKGSDTEAQCEVMQEIVDQVLEEDFDSEQLSVLASCLQELFKAHFRGEVLPEEITEESLEESVGKPLYLIFRNLCQMQEDNSGFSLLLDLLSELYQKQPKIGYHLLYYLRASKAALGRMALYESFAQATQLGELHTCLMMDMKACQEDDVRLLCFLTPSIYTEFPDETLRSGELLNMIVAVIDSFQLQELVCHVMMGNLVMFRKDSVLNILIQSLDWXTFEQYCTWQLFLAHNIPLETIIPILQHLKYKEHPEALSCLLLQLRREKPSEEMVKMVLSRPCHPEDQFTTSILRHWGLRHDDLLGEHIKALLIKNNSLPRKRQSLRSSSSKLAQLTLEQILEHLDNLRLNLTNTKHNFFSQTPILQALQHVQASCDEAHKMKFSDLFSLAEEYEDSSSKPPKSRRKATALASPRSRKNAAQPQNNEEESGSSSASEEEDTKPKPAKRKRKGSSAVGSDSD; translated from the exons ATGAACATCGTCCTCAACAAGATCAACCACATCCTGATGGAGAAGTACCTGAAGCTGCAGGACACCTGCAGGACACAG ctgctgtggctgctgcggGAGCTGGTGAAGAGCGGCGTGCTGGGAGCCGATGGGGTGTGCATGACCTTCATGAAACAGATTGCAGGTG GGGACGTCACTGCCAAGAACATCTGGCTGGCAGAGAACGTTCTGGAAATCCTGACAGAGCAGAG ggAGTGGGTTCTGAAGAGCAGCCTGCTGGTGGCCATGGCCGTGTACACGTACCTGAGGCTGATCGTGGATCACCACGGCACGGCCGCGCTGCAGGCGCTGCGCCAGAAGGAGGTGGAGTTCTGCGTGTGCCTGCTGAGAGAAAGG tTCATGGACTGTTTCATGATCGGCCGGGACCTGGTGCGGCTGCTGCAGAACGTGGCTCGGATCCCCGAGTTTGAGCAGCTCTGGAAGGACATCCTGCACAACCCGCAGGTGCTCAGCCCCCAGTTCACAG gtgtgctgcagctgctgcagtccaGGACCTCCCGCAAGTTCCTGGCGTGTCGCCTCACGCCCGACATGGAGACCAAGCTGCTCTTCATGACCTCCAGG gtgcgctTTGGGCAGCAGAAGCGCTACCAGGACTGGTTCCAGAGGCAGTACCTGTCCACCCCTGACAGCCAGTCCCTGCGCTGCGACCTGATCCGCTACATCTGCGGCGTGGTGCACCCGTCCAACGAGGTGCTGAGCTCGGACATCCTGCCCCGCTGGGCCATCATCGGCTGGCTGCTCACCACCTGCACG TCCAACGTCGCCGCCTCCAACGCCAAGCTGGCTCTGTTCTATGACTGGCTCTTCTTCAACCCCGAGAAGGACAGCATCATGAACATCG AACCTGCCATCCTGGTCATGCACCACTCCATGAAA CCCCACCCGGCCATCACGGCCACGCTGCTGGACTTCATGTGCAGG ATCATTCCCAACTTTTACCCCCCTCTGGAGGCGCACGTCCGCCAGGGCGTCTTCAACTCCCTCACGCACATCGTGGAGAAGCGAGTCCTGGC GCACCTGGCCCCGCTTTTTGACAACCCCAAACT ACAAGAGCTCCGGGCAATGCTGAGGGAGAAATTTCCAGAATTCTGCAGCTCCCCCTCGCCCCCCATGGAAG TGAAAATCGaggagcccgttgccatggagaTGGAGAATCACCTGGAGAAGGATGACGGTTGCTATGACAACGCCGAGGCCGCCTTCAGTGACGATGAGGAGGAGCTGAGCAGCAAAGGGG GCAAGAAGAGGGAGTTCCGGTTCCATCCCATCAAGGAATCCATCGTGGAGGAGCCCGTGGACATCACCCCATTCCTGGAGCAGCTGGACGAGTCCCTGAGGGACaaagtgctgcagctgcagaagggCAG TGACACGGAGGCGCAGTGCGAGGTCATGCAGGAGATCGTGGATCAGGTCCTGGAG gaggATTTTGACTCGGAGCAGCTCTCGGTGCTCGCCTCGTGCCTGCAGGAGCTCTTCAAGGCCCATTTCCGCGGGGAGGTGCTGCCGGAGGAGATCACAGAGGA GTCCCTGGAGGAGTCCGTGGGGAAGCCCCTGTACCTGATATTCCG GAACCTGTGCCAGATGCAGGAGGACAACAGCGGCTTCTCGCTGCTGCTGGACCTGCTCTCGGAGCTCTACCAGAAGCAGCCCAAGATCGGATATCACCTGCTCTACTACCTGAGGGCCAG caaGGCGGCGCTGGGCAGGATGGCGCTCTACGAGTCCTTTGCCCAGGCCACGCAGCTGGGCGAGCTGCACACGTGCCTCATGATGGACATGAAGGCGTGCCAGGAGGACGACGTGCGCCTGCTCTGCTTCCTCACGCCCTCCATCTACACCGAG TTTCCAGATGAGACCCTGAGGAGCGGGGAGCTGCTGAACATGATCGTGGCTGTCATCGACTCCTTCCAG ctccaggagctcgtGTGCCACGTGATGATGGGAAACCTCGTCATGTTCCGCAAGGATTCCGTGCTGAACATCCTCA TTCAGAGCCTGGACT AGACCTTTGAGCAGTactgcacctggcagctgttccTGGCCCACAACATCCCCCTGGAGACCATCAtccccatcctgcagcacctCAAGTACAAGG AGCACCCCGAGGCCCTGTcctgcctcctgctgcagctgcgcAGGGAAAA GCCCAgtgaggagatggtgaagatggtGCTGAGCCGGCCGTGCCACCCCGAGGACCAGTTCACCACCAGCATCCTGCGGCACTGGGGGCTGCGGCACGACGACCTCCTGGGCGAGCACATCAAGGCCCTGCtgatcaaaaacaacagcctgccCCGCAAACGGCAGAG CCtccgcagctccagcagcaaactGGCCCAGCTCACCCTGGAGCAGATCCTGGAGCACCTGGACAACCTCAGGCTCAACCTCACCAACACCAAGCACAACT TTTTCAGCCAGACCCCGATCCTGCAGGCGCTGCAGCACGTCCAGGCCAGCTGCGACGAAGCTCACAAAATGAA GTTCTCGGATCTCTTCTCCCTGGCTGAGGAATACGAGGATTCCTCCAGCAAACCCCCCAAGAGCCGCCGCAAGGCCACGGCCCTGGCCAGCCCCCGCAGCCGCAAAAACGCGGCACAGCCCCAAAACAACGAGGAGGAGTCCGGCTCCAGCAGCGCCTCG gaggaggaggacaccAAACCCAAACCGgccaagaggaaaaggaaaggttcCTCTGCTGTGGGGTCTGACAGTGACTGA